One region of Culex pipiens pallens isolate TS chromosome 2, TS_CPP_V2, whole genome shotgun sequence genomic DNA includes:
- the LOC128092657 gene encoding mucin-2-like gives MLLLLLLLKFNILSGPFSGPLAPNNAGIGTSRICARATLCADTHIIFSTSHHQEPQAIAPKSSGSQITILDQITLHPPHTIVPSTSVGTGLTITPSQTIGPVTHITPAAVPSSPGTSPLATGGKMITPPIGTIPANKLVTIKGPNLAGFTPVKSGSKLSVHKLQLMPIGGQPGGNKNNVIVLPAKGGTLNPGQKITIPRSSVTSVVDPATIISPPKVIVQQQPDLNNIVLLDLASEQNKLKTTTQPKSVITEDTPVDIVSTPLDVVTGAVKLQELKGFLSPASSSGTSTTASPLTEKMVKPQQPNSSASKATKFEADSTAPGPSAVPIPKKTKANHQPRGSTSVAALSKKTKATTAAASSTTTAGSDPTTARNPAMSSSTDWELELDQANQATNTKHPTQPNPPPKATQKSSSRSTIPSLPVTNPPIPKSTTATPSTGATSKKAAQPLSSSSISSTSSNASSPVVVEQQDVQRIAAAVQQPRVTAPPPPPVTPVAQKIVLPAALTTTTTSSPPNERSSDDTSATDSANAEEDPDPEYPAFREATSESDDDYEHFNAVIEEDPDPEDAEDIHGERVEIVNVGYDTSRALIADLEDTSGGTPTAATAMIVEEDDRNGGGTINPSSMNFVQYIEEADVGVGELVVDANGGAAATGESTSGANGTRNITFEMVEIDSEGNKHTRTMSYEEALAEGHITTEEADVKGGSSGGSGAAGLVKVLSDITSYSLKS, from the exons atgctgcttctgctgctgctgctgaagttCAACATTCTAAGCGGCCCTTTTTCCGGTCCATTAGCGCCGAACAATGCCGGAATCGGAACCAGTCGAATCTGCGCCCGAGCCACACTCTGTGCCGATACACAC ATCATCTTCTCGACGAGTCATCACCAGGAACCGCAAGCGATCGCGCCGAAATCCTCCGGCAGCCAGATCACGATACTGGACCAGATTACGCTGCATCCACCGCACACGATCGTACCGTCAACTTCCGTTGGCACCGGTCTTACCATCACACCGTCGCAAACCATCGGTCCGGTCACCCACATAACTCCCGCAGCAGTGCCATCATCGCCCGGAACGTCCCCGTTGGCAACGGGTGGCAAGATGATCACGCCGCCCATTGGCACGATCCCCGCAAACAAACTGGTCACGATAAAGGGTCCCAATCTGGCCGGATTTACCCCGGTCAAAAGCGGCAGCAAACTGTCCGTGCACAAGCTCCAGCTGATGCCGATCGGAGGTCAACCGGGTGGAAACAAGAACAACGTCATCGTCCTGCCGGCCAAGGGAGGCACGCTGAACCCGGGCCAGAAGATCACCATCCCGCGGAGTAGTGTCACGAGCGTGGTCGACCCTGCCACGATCATCAGTCCACCGAAGGTGATCGTTCAGCAGCAACCCGATCTTAACAACATCGTACTGCTGGATCTGGCCTCGGAACAGAACAAGCTCAAAACAACCACCCAACCCAAGTCCGTCATCACGGAGGACACTCCGGTGGACATTGTCTCGACCCCGCTCGACGTCGTAACCGGAGCGGTCAAACTTCAGGAACTCAAGGGCTTCCTCTCGCCAGCATCGTCTTCCGGAACGAGCACGACGGCATCACCCCTCACGGAGAAGATGGTCAAACCCCAGCAGCCCAACAGCAGCGCCTCGAAAGCGACCAAATTCGAAGCCGACAGCACAGCACCAGGTCCTTCCGCCGTCCCAATTCCGAAAAAGACAAAAGCAAACCATCAACCCCGAGGATCGACAAGCGTAGCCGCCCTAAGCAAGAAGACGAAAGCAACCACGGCCGCGGCCAGTTCGACAACCACCGCCGGAAGTGACCCCACCACCGCCCGTAACCCCGCCATGAGCAGTTCCACCGACTGGGAACTCGAACTCGACCAAGCGAACCAAGCCACCAACACCAAGCACCCAACCCAACCCAACCCACCCCCAAAAGCCACCCAGAAATCCAGCTCAAGATCCACAATCCCCTCCCTGCCAGTAACCAACCCCCCAATCCCAAAATCCACCACCGCAACACCCTCAACCGGCGCAACATCCAAAAAGGCCGCCCAACCGCTCTCATCCAGCTCGATCAGTTCAACCTCGTCGAACGCGTCGTCCCCAGTGGTCGTCGAGCAGCAGGACGTCCAGCGGATAGCAGCCGCAGTCCAGCAGCCCAGGGTCACGGCACCACCGCCGCCACCGGTCACGCCCGTCGCCCAGAAGATCGTACTGCCGGCGGCGCtcaccacgacgacgacgagtagTCCACCGAACGAGCGCAGCAGCGACGACACGTCGGCGACCGATTCCGCCAACGCCGAGGAAGATCCCGACCCGGAGTACCCGGCGTTCCGGGAGGCCACCAGCGAGTCGGACGATGATTATGAG CACTTTAACGCGGTCATCGAGGAGGATCCGGACCCGGAAGATGCCGAGGACATCCACGGCGAGCGGGTTGAGATTGTCAACGTTGGATACG ACACATCCCGCGCCCTAATAGCCGACCTGGAGGACACCTCCGGTGGAACTCCCACAGCCGCCACCGCCATGATCGTCGAAGAAGACGATCGCAATGGCGGCGGCACGATCAACCCGTCGAGCATGAACTTTGTGCAGTACATCGAGGAGGCGGACGTCGGCGTCGGCGAGCTGGTGGTGGATGCCAACGGCGGCGCCGCCGCCACAGGGGAATCGACTTCCGGTGCCAACGGAACGCGAAACATCACCTTCGAGATGGTGGAGATCGACTCGGAGGGGAACAAGCACACGCGGACCATGTCGTACGAGGAGGCGCTCGCCGAGGGCCACATCACGACGGAGGAGGCGGACGTCAAGGGGGGATCTTCCGGTGGCAGTGGGGCAGCGGGGTTGGTGAAAG TGTTATCAGACATTACTTCTTATAGTTTAAAATCGTGA
- the LOC120428234 gene encoding aspartate aminotransferase, mitochondrial: MACSKSFQRSAVLLRNSTTFEGFMAKRASSWWGAVQMGPPDVILGVSEAYKKDSNPKKINLGVGAYRDDNGKPFVLPSVKKASQRLVEKNLDHEYSPIGGTAEFCKNSIKLALGEDSQHVAGGANATVQAISGTGALRIGGAFLASFFPGVKDIYLPTPSWGNHGPIFRHSGLNVKAYRYYEPSTCGFDFKGALEDLSKIPERSIVLLHACAHNPTGVDPKPEQWAEMSAVIKKRNLYPFFDMAYQGFASGDVNKDALAVRSFLKDGHQIALAQSFAKNMGLYGERAGAFSLICADKDEADRTMSQIKILIRPMYSNPPIHGARLVAEILSDASLRKEWLADVKLMADRIISVRSTLQNNLKKLGSARNWSHITDQIGMFCFTGMNQQQCERLTKEFSVYLTKDGRISMAGVTSKNVDYLAQAIHEVTK; encoded by the exons CTCATGGTGGGGCGCCGTCCAGATGGGTCCGCCGGACGTGATCCTGGGCGTGTCGGAGGCGTACAAGAAGGACTCGAACCCAAAGAAGATCAACCTGGGCGTGGGCGCGTACCGTGACGACAACGGTAAACCGTTTGTGCTTCCCAGCGTGAAGAAGGCCTCCCAGCGGCTGGTGGAGAAGAACCTCGACCACGAGTACTCGCCGATCGGCGGAACGGCCGAATTCTGCAAAAACAGCATCAAGCTTGCGCTGGGCGAGGACAGCCAGCACGTGGCGGGTGGAGCGAACGCCACCGTCCAGGCCATCAGTGGAACCGGCGCGCTGCGCATCGGAGGTGCGTTCCTGGCCAGCTTCTTCCCGGGCGTCAAGGACATCTACCTGCCAACGCCGTCGTGGGGCAACCACGGGCCGATCTTCCGCCACTCGGGACTGAACGTGAAGGCGTACCGGTACTACGAGCCCAGCACCTGCGGATTCGACTTCAAGGGGGCGCTTGAGGATCTTTCG AAAATCCCGGAACGATCGATCGTCCTCCTGCACGCTTGTGCCCACAATCCGACCGGCGTCGATCCCAAGCCGGAACAGTGGGCCGAGATGTCGGCCGTGATCAAGAAGCGCAACCTGTACCCGTTCTTCGATATGGCTTACCAGGGCTTCGCCAGCGGTGATGTCAACAAGGACGCGCTGGCCGTGCGTTCGTTCCTCAAGGACGGCCACCAGATTGCGCTTGCGCAGAGTTTCGCCAAGAACATGGGTCTGTACGGTGAACGTGCCGGAGCGTTCTCGCTGATCTGCGCCGACAAGGACGAAGCCGACCGGACCATGTCCCAGATCAAGATCCTGATCCGACCGATGTATTCGAACCCGCCAATCCACGGTGCCCGGCTGGTCGCGGAAATCCTGTCCGACGCGTCCCTCCGCAAGGAGTGGCTCGCCGACGTCAAGTTGATGGCCGATCGCATCATCTCCGTTCGTAGCACGCTGCAGAACAACCTGAAGAAGCTGGGATCGGCACGAAACTGGAGTCACATCACCGACCAGATTGGAATGTTCTGTTTTACCGGAATGAACCAGCAGCAGTGCGAGCGACTGACCAAGGAGTTTAGCGTGTACCTCACCAAGGACGGACGCATCTCGATGGCCGGCGTGACCTCCAAGAACGTGGACTATCTGGCTCAGGCCATCCACGAGGTCACCAAGTAA